CGGGGGTAGGTTCTTCAAGGTTCATTCGCATGTACATGATCGACGCGAACGTGTTCATGAACACGGTGGTGGCCGTGATCCTCGGCACGACCGCGCTGCTGCTCGGGGCGACGGTGCTGGCGTCGTGGATGGGCAAGCGCGGGCGCGTGATGTCGTACCTGTACATGTTCACCGCGCTGTTCGGCTCGTTCACGGTCGTGGTCGCGGCGATGGGGTTCCGCGGGAAGAAGAGCGACTCGCGCCCGTGGCACATCGTCCTCGACATGAAGTACCAGCCGAAGTACCTGAGCCAGGGTCAGAGCAAATACTTCGCGGACGGCCGGAGCAACCGCCTCCCGCCGGACAACACGGTTCCCTTTGACGGCACCGACTACGGCGCCGATGCGGGCACCCACAGCGTGCCGAACCCGGACTTCCTGAAGGCCGACAAGCGGTACTACTTCGGCATCGCCAACGCCGACGCGAAGGGGGCCGACGGCGCGCCCGCGAAGCCCAAGTGGGACGCCGGGAAGTTGACCGGCGAGGGTTACTACGTGAACAACCTCCCGCCGCAAGCGGTCGAGCGGGTCGGCGGGTGGGAGGCGCTCTTGAAGCGCGGGCAGGTACAGTTCAACCGCAACTGCGCCGTCTGCCACGGCACGAGCGGGCGCGGCGGTGGCGGCGATCTGGCTTACGGCATCGTGGGCGCCTACGGCCTGAGCGTGCCGCCCGCGAACGTACTCACCCCGGACGTTCAGGCACAACCGGACGGGCAACTGTTCAACACCGTGACCAACGGGAAGGGCTCGATGTCCGGCTACGGGCACCAGGTGCGGGACGCACTGGACCGCTGGGCGATCGTGGCCTACGTCCGCGAGTTGCAGTTCGCGAACGGGAAC
The Gemmata palustris DNA segment above includes these coding regions:
- a CDS encoding c-type cytochrome, translated to MYMIDANVFMNTVVAVILGTTALLLGATVLASWMGKRGRVMSYLYMFTALFGSFTVVVAAMGFRGKKSDSRPWHIVLDMKYQPKYLSQGQSKYFADGRSNRLPPDNTVPFDGTDYGADAGTHSVPNPDFLKADKRYYFGIANADAKGADGAPAKPKWDAGKLTGEGYYVNNLPPQAVERVGGWEALLKRGQVQFNRNCAVCHGTSGRGGGGDLAYGIVGAYGLSVPPANVLTPDVQAQPDGQLFNTVTNGKGSMSGYGHQVRDALDRWAIVAYVRELQFANGNAVADKK